A stretch of Roseovarius sp. M141 DNA encodes these proteins:
- the ccmI gene encoding c-type cytochrome biogenesis protein CcmI, giving the protein MIFWAIAAILALGCSGLIAAALLRRRGDAVPPAAYDLDVYRVQLKDVDKDLARGIITAAEAERLRTEVSRRILSADAQLRQVGAGIAQPSGGAALLAGILALVVTAGALAGYFKLGAPGYADMPRSERLAASDAARADRLAQADAVAQFGVPEAPIAPGEDFAQLMQQLRAAVEKRPDDLRGLTLLARNEAGLGNTSAALDAQTRLIALRGDQASGGDHAFLADLLITAAGGYVSREAEAALRTALSKDPGHPEARYYLGIYYDQVDRPDAAFRTWERLLHDSQPGAAWIAPLRTRIVSAADRAGIRYSLPPLTDAPGPSAQDIDAAGDMTGEERQQMIRGMVDGLMSRLADQGGPPEEWARLIASLGVLGEAGRAAAIRDEALVIFGANPEALQVIRAAAQKAGIPESETAQ; this is encoded by the coding sequence ATGATATTCTGGGCTATCGCCGCCATTTTGGCACTGGGATGCAGCGGTCTGATTGCCGCCGCGTTGCTGCGTAGGCGCGGCGATGCAGTGCCGCCCGCCGCATATGATCTGGACGTCTACCGGGTGCAGCTGAAAGATGTCGACAAGGATCTGGCACGCGGAATCATCACCGCCGCCGAGGCGGAGCGTCTGCGCACCGAAGTATCGCGCCGTATCCTGTCCGCCGATGCCCAGCTGCGGCAGGTCGGCGCAGGCATTGCGCAGCCAAGCGGCGGCGCGGCCCTGCTGGCCGGTATACTGGCGCTGGTGGTCACGGCAGGCGCGCTGGCGGGATATTTCAAACTGGGCGCGCCCGGCTATGCGGATATGCCGCGCAGCGAAAGGCTGGCCGCGTCGGACGCGGCCCGCGCCGACAGGTTGGCGCAAGCGGACGCGGTGGCGCAGTTCGGCGTGCCCGAGGCCCCGATTGCCCCGGGCGAGGATTTTGCACAGCTGATGCAACAGCTGCGCGCCGCGGTCGAAAAGCGCCCCGATGACCTGCGCGGCCTGACCTTGCTGGCACGCAACGAGGCCGGGCTGGGCAACACGTCCGCCGCCCTTGATGCACAGACCCGCCTGATCGCGCTGCGGGGCGATCAGGCGTCCGGCGGCGATCACGCCTTTCTGGCCGATCTGTTGATCACGGCCGCTGGCGGGTATGTGTCGCGCGAGGCCGAGGCAGCATTACGCACCGCATTGTCCAAGGATCCCGGCCATCCCGAGGCGCGGTATTACCTTGGGATCTATTACGATCAGGTGGACCGGCCCGACGCCGCGTTCCGTACATGGGAACGGTTGCTGCACGACAGCCAGCCCGGCGCCGCCTGGATTGCGCCGCTGCGCACCCGAATCGTCAGCGCGGCCGATCGCGCCGGTATCCGCTATTCCCTGCCGCCGCTGACCGACGCCCCCGGCCCCAGCGCCCAGGATATCGACGCCGCTGGCGACATGACTGGCGAAGAGCGCCAGCAGATGATTCGCGGCATGGTAGACGGGCTGATGTCCCGCCTTGCCGATCAGGGCGGCCCGCCCGAAGAATGGGCGCGGCTGATCGCCTCGCTCGGCGTTCTTGGCGAGGCCGGGCGCGCCGCTGCGATCCGCGACGAGGCGCTGGTGATCTTTGGTGCCAACCCCGAGGCCCTTCAGGTGATCCGCGCCGCTGCCCAAAAGGCCGGCATTCCAGAAAGTGAGACGGCGCAATGA
- the ruvX gene encoding Holliday junction resolvase RuvX codes for MIHDDIADYVAALPPAQALMGLDLGDKTIGVAISDPLLSVASPHETVRRRKFGLDAARLLEIVEARRIGGIILGLPRNMDGSEGPRCQSTRAFARNLSRLTDLPIGYWDERLSTVAAERALLEADTSRKRRAEVIDNIAASYILQGVLDRIGHMRSTQ; via the coding sequence ATGATCCACGACGATATTGCCGACTATGTTGCCGCCCTACCCCCGGCGCAGGCGCTGATGGGCCTGGATCTGGGGGACAAGACGATCGGCGTGGCCATATCGGACCCGTTGCTGTCCGTCGCCAGCCCGCACGAGACAGTGCGTCGGCGCAAGTTCGGTCTGGACGCCGCGCGGCTGCTGGAGATCGTCGAGGCGCGCCGCATCGGCGGCATCATCCTTGGCCTGCCGCGCAACATGGACGGCAGCGAGGGACCGCGCTGCCAATCGACGCGCGCGTTTGCCCGCAACCTCAGCCGCCTGACCGACCTGCCCATCGGCTACTGGGACGAGCGTTTGTCCACGGTTGCCGCCGAACGCGCCCTGCTGGAGGCGGATACGTCTCGAAAGCGTCGCGCAGAGGTTATCGACAACATCGCCGCATCGTATATCCTGCAAGGGGTGCTGGATCGGATCGGACACATGAGGAGCACGCAATGA
- a CDS encoding DUF1289 domain-containing protein, whose product MMDGEDNFAAQPPVWTRDEVQSPCVQICVVHPDAQICTGCLRSIDEITRWSRMTDDERAAIMDGLPARAVLLRQRRGGRAARLGRAT is encoded by the coding sequence ATGATGGACGGCGAAGATAATTTTGCAGCCCAGCCCCCTGTCTGGACACGGGACGAGGTGCAATCCCCCTGCGTTCAAATCTGCGTGGTCCATCCCGACGCTCAGATTTGCACCGGCTGCCTGCGCAGCATTGATGAAATCACACGCTGGTCACGGATGACCGATGACGAGCGTGCCGCGATCATGGACGGGCTGCCGGCGCGCGCCGTCCTGCTGCGCCAGCGGCGCGGCGGGCGCGCCGCCCGGCTGGGGCGCGCCACCTGA
- a CDS encoding MliC family protein, translating into MTRLGSVRRSTDRSSLTALAGWAFAVAIAISAAPALAGATLSLPLETGPQDEVHSIRYSCADGTELIVQYINTQANALAVMRLAGQDLIFVNVISGSGARYVSGAREWWTKGDEGSLRNEMSGADPVACTDMAGADTKD; encoded by the coding sequence ATGACGCGGCTTGGCTCTGTGCGCAGATCGACCGATAGATCATCACTTACGGCATTGGCCGGCTGGGCGTTTGCGGTTGCGATTGCCATTTCTGCGGCGCCTGCGCTGGCGGGGGCGACGTTGTCGCTGCCACTGGAGACGGGGCCGCAGGACGAAGTCCACTCGATCCGCTATTCCTGCGCGGATGGGACCGAATTGATCGTGCAATACATCAACACTCAGGCCAATGCGCTGGCGGTCATGCGGCTGGCCGGACAGGATCTGATTTTCGTCAACGTGATCTCGGGATCTGGCGCGCGCTATGTTTCGGGCGCGCGGGAATGGTGGACCAAGGGCGATGAGGGATCGCTGCGCAACGAAATGTCAGGCGCCGATCCGGTTGCCTGCACCGACATGGCAGGCGCAGACACCAAAGATTGA
- a CDS encoding sulfite exporter TauE/SafE family protein, protein MPDPTLLLAMTAMLLAIGAFAGVLAGLLGVGGGIILVPSFFYAFQTLGYGGPQLMQICLATSLATIIVTSVRSVLSHNRKGAVEWDILRTWAPGIAVGAVLGVIVAAGLRSGTLQAIFGGLALCVGIYMGLGRAHWRLGAAMPGAGLRTVLSPIVGFLSVLMGIGGGSFGVPLMSLHGVPIHRAVATAAGFGAAIAVPSVIGFLMLDIAPEGRPPLTIGAVNLPAFAITIAMTLLTAPLGVRLAHAMDAKPLKRVFGAFLVLIALNMLRKALGW, encoded by the coding sequence ATGCCCGATCCCACCTTGCTGCTGGCCATGACGGCCATGCTTCTGGCCATCGGCGCCTTTGCCGGCGTTCTGGCGGGATTGCTCGGCGTGGGTGGGGGGATCATTCTGGTGCCGTCGTTTTTCTATGCGTTCCAGACGCTGGGATATGGCGGGCCGCAATTGATGCAGATCTGCCTTGCCACGTCGCTGGCGACGATCATCGTCACGTCCGTTCGGTCGGTCCTGTCACATAACCGCAAGGGCGCGGTAGAGTGGGATATCCTGCGCACATGGGCGCCGGGTATTGCGGTGGGGGCGGTGCTGGGCGTGATTGTGGCGGCGGGGCTGCGGTCGGGCACGTTGCAGGCGATCTTTGGCGGGCTGGCGTTGTGTGTCGGGATTTACATGGGGCTGGGCCGGGCACATTGGCGGCTGGGCGCGGCGATGCCGGGCGCGGGCCTGCGCACGGTGCTGTCGCCCATCGTCGGGTTCCTGTCGGTGCTGATGGGCATCGGCGGCGGCAGTTTCGGCGTGCCTCTGATGAGCCTGCATGGCGTGCCGATTCACCGGGCTGTCGCAACCGCCGCAGGCTTTGGGGCCGCCATTGCGGTGCCGTCGGTCATCGGTTTTTTGATGCTGGACATCGCACCCGAGGGACGCCCGCCGCTGACCATCGGTGCCGTCAACCTGCCGGCCTTTGCCATCACCATCGCGATGACACTTCTGACGGCGCCCTTGGGCGTGCGGCTGGCGCATGCGATGGACGCCAAACCGCTCAAGCGCGTGTTCGGCGCGTTCCTTGTGCTCATCGCACTTAATATGCTGCGCAAGGCGCTGGGGTGGTGA
- the dusA gene encoding tRNA dihydrouridine(20/20a) synthase DusA, translating into MADKDKKYNVLNASRLSVAPMMDWTDRHCRYLHRQLSRRALLYTEMVTAPALVRGGAVHLLDFDGAEHPVALQLGGSDPAELAQAARLGAGAGYGEVNLNVGCPSDRVQSGTFGAVLMKSPDLVAECCAAMIAAVPVPVTVKCRIGVDDQVPGDILPDFIARVAAAGVTRFSIHARMAWLDGLSPKENRDIPPLDYALVHRMKAEFPGLHLSVNGGVASLEQARGFLDAGLDGVMIGRAAYHQPAEILSAVDRVIFGATSPDTTAESAVQAMLPYTEAHLAGGGRLNQITRHMLGLFAGRPGARAWRRMLSEGAHRPGAGSDLIEAALAEVTTARAA; encoded by the coding sequence ATGGCTGATAAAGATAAAAAATATAATGTTCTCAATGCGTCCCGTTTATCCGTCGCGCCGATGATGGATTGGACTGATCGCCATTGCCGCTACTTGCACCGGCAGCTGTCACGCCGCGCGCTGCTTTATACCGAGATGGTGACGGCGCCCGCGTTGGTACGGGGCGGGGCGGTGCATCTGCTGGATTTCGACGGGGCCGAGCATCCCGTCGCGCTGCAACTGGGCGGGTCGGACCCGGCGGAGCTGGCGCAGGCCGCCAGGTTGGGTGCGGGAGCGGGCTATGGCGAGGTCAATCTTAACGTTGGCTGTCCCAGCGACAGGGTGCAGTCGGGCACGTTTGGCGCGGTACTGATGAAGTCGCCGGATCTGGTGGCCGAGTGCTGCGCCGCGATGATCGCTGCCGTGCCGGTGCCGGTGACGGTCAAGTGCCGCATCGGCGTGGACGATCAGGTGCCGGGCGATATTCTGCCAGATTTCATTGCGCGGGTTGCGGCGGCGGGCGTCACGCGGTTTTCCATTCACGCGCGCATGGCATGGCTGGACGGGCTGAGCCCCAAGGAAAACCGCGACATCCCGCCGCTGGATTACGCGCTGGTGCACCGCATGAAAGCTGAATTTCCGGGTCTGCACCTGTCGGTCAACGGGGGCGTCGCGTCTTTGGAGCAGGCCCGCGGTTTTCTGGATGCGGGGCTGGACGGCGTGATGATCGGGCGGGCGGCCTACCATCAGCCTGCCGAAATCCTCAGCGCCGTCGACCGGGTTATTTTCGGCGCTACGTCGCCTGACACCACCGCCGAGAGCGCCGTACAGGCGATGCTGCCCTACACCGAGGCGCATCTGGCGGGCGGCGGGCGGCTGAACCAGATCACGCGGCATATGCTGGGGCTTTTTGCCGGGCGACCGGGCGCGCGGGCGTGGCGGCGCATGCTGTCTGAGGGTGCGCATCGCCCCGGCGCGGGTTCCGATCTGATCGAAGCGGCGCTGGCCGAAGTGACGACGGCGCGCGCCGCCTGA
- a CDS encoding tyrosine-type recombinase/integrase yields MGTIIKRKRKDGSTSWLAQIAIRRAGKTVFRENRTFERRSIAAAWLEKREKDLAKPGALDVFRAGDHKRRDVTLGDAIDKYVDDSAKAIGRTKSQVLKSIKSFDIAGKPCAEIDSADIIAFAQEKLKSGVTPQTVSNYLSHMSAVFTVAGPAWNFPLNDKAMRDALIVAKKLGLTQKSRHRDRRPTLDELDRLMTHFLERSTRRPSSVPMHRVMAFAIFSTRRQEEITRVKWADLDQEGKRMLVRDMKNPGEKIGNDVWCDLPDPALAIIEAMPRNSDQIFPYSTDAISASFTRANQFLCIADLRFHDLRHEGVSRLFEIGYNVPHAAAVSGHRSWVSLKRYTHLRQTGDKYEGWGWTTEVTTPDPKQRTRRPNRRPATVRIRTKPVRKHGN; encoded by the coding sequence ATGGGTACCATCATCAAGCGAAAGCGGAAAGACGGCTCCACTTCCTGGCTCGCCCAAATCGCGATCCGGCGAGCAGGAAAGACGGTTTTCCGCGAGAACCGTACCTTCGAGCGCCGCTCGATCGCCGCGGCCTGGCTCGAGAAACGCGAGAAGGATCTAGCGAAGCCCGGCGCATTGGACGTCTTCCGCGCAGGCGACCACAAGCGCCGTGATGTAACCCTCGGCGATGCCATAGACAAATACGTTGATGATAGCGCGAAGGCAATCGGTCGGACCAAGTCCCAGGTACTTAAGAGCATCAAGAGTTTCGACATCGCGGGCAAACCTTGCGCCGAGATCGATAGCGCAGACATCATCGCCTTCGCGCAGGAAAAACTGAAATCGGGCGTGACGCCTCAGACGGTGTCAAACTACCTGTCTCATATGAGCGCAGTCTTCACCGTGGCCGGACCCGCGTGGAATTTTCCCCTGAACGACAAAGCAATGCGCGACGCCCTGATTGTCGCGAAGAAGCTTGGCTTGACCCAGAAGAGCCGGCATCGGGACCGGCGACCGACGCTGGACGAGCTTGATCGCTTGATGACGCATTTCCTCGAACGCTCAACGCGACGCCCCTCCTCCGTCCCGATGCACCGCGTCATGGCTTTCGCGATCTTCTCAACCAGAAGGCAAGAAGAAATCACACGCGTCAAATGGGCCGACCTGGACCAGGAGGGCAAGCGCATGCTGGTCCGCGACATGAAGAACCCAGGCGAAAAGATCGGCAACGACGTGTGGTGCGACCTTCCTGATCCAGCGCTCGCGATCATAGAGGCCATGCCCCGAAATTCAGACCAGATATTCCCCTACTCGACCGACGCGATCAGCGCTTCCTTCACGCGCGCCAATCAATTTCTCTGCATCGCGGACCTGCGCTTCCATGACCTCCGACATGAGGGCGTCTCCCGCCTGTTCGAGATCGGCTACAACGTTCCGCATGCAGCTGCGGTTTCTGGGCACCGATCTTGGGTATCACTCAAGCGATACACGCACCTGCGTCAGACGGGTGACAAGTACGAAGGCTGGGGCTGGACAACGGAAGTCACCACACCCGACCCAAAGCAGCGCACGAGAAGGCCAAATCGACGTCCGGCTACCGTCCGAATCAGGACCAAGCCGGTTCGAAAGCATGGAAATTAG
- a CDS encoding phage BR0599 family protein, with amino-acid sequence METCGAKFANTANCPGFPHFPGQDAVLRYATKDGGHKGAML; translated from the coding sequence ATCGAGACCTGCGGCGCGAAGTTCGCCAACACCGCCAACTGCCCGGGCTTTCCGCACTTCCCCGGCCAGGACGCCGTGCTGCGATACGCTACAAAGGATGGCGGGCATAAGGGAGCGATGCTGTGA
- a CDS encoding alpha/beta fold hydrolase — protein sequence MYVHGAFADADSWFGIPEHVENLNADLIPKRVELKHHDKPVQSLNIGSLNDYVRSIEGKLPDDETEQCVLVGHSLGGMAISAAAADPALKGRIKRLVYVAAVMPMAGQTAGALLPVLSKGQGAVLAEFHKLGLVGAIRAMTTLASRDMGKSW from the coding sequence ATCTACGTACACGGTGCCTTTGCCGATGCTGACAGCTGGTTCGGCATCCCCGAACATGTGGAGAACCTGAACGCGGATCTTATCCCTAAGCGAGTGGAACTTAAGCATCACGACAAGCCGGTTCAAAGCCTGAATATCGGATCGCTCAACGATTATGTCCGGTCAATCGAGGGCAAGCTCCCCGACGATGAGACCGAGCAATGCGTGCTTGTCGGGCATAGCCTGGGCGGGATGGCCATCTCCGCGGCCGCCGCGGACCCGGCCCTCAAGGGCCGGATCAAGCGACTGGTCTATGTCGCTGCAGTAATGCCTATGGCCGGCCAGACCGCCGGGGCACTTCTGCCGGTTCTGAGCAAAGGTCAGGGGGCCGTCTTGGCAGAGTTTCACAAACTGGGGCTCGTCGGCGCCATAAGAGCGATGACCACGCTTGCGTCGCGAGATATGGGCAAAAGTTGGTGA
- a CDS encoding IS256 family transposase, with protein MSETTITQLPDPSGFSTDAFTDVLRDGARKLIEQAIHAELATLMAAFSGERLEDGRARLVRHGHLPEREVMTGIGPVPVKVPRVRDRGAGEDKITFTPSILPRYLRKAKSVEELLPWLYLKGVSTGDFTEALEALLGPNAKGLSAKTVTRLKADWWKDYEAWQKRDLGNRRFLYIWADGVYFKPRMAEEKQCVLVVVGADEYGRKELLAMTDGFRESTQSWRELLLDLRRRGLKQDPKLAIGDGALGFWTALREAFATTREQRCWVHKTMNVLNAMPKSVQAKAKGHLHDIWQAETKAKANLAFDFFVENYGVKWDKAVAKLVKDRDALLTFYDYPAEHWKHIRTSNPIESTFATVRHRTKRTKGCLSRKTGLAMAFKLMMSAQKKWRKLDGQNRMPEIIQGIEFRDGIRQLQAAA; from the coding sequence ATGTCAGAGACTACCATTACCCAACTGCCCGATCCATCGGGATTTAGCACCGACGCGTTCACGGATGTCCTCCGCGATGGCGCACGCAAGTTGATCGAACAGGCGATCCACGCCGAACTGGCGACGCTCATGGCCGCCTTTTCCGGAGAAAGGCTGGAGGACGGGCGGGCACGCCTGGTGCGCCATGGTCACCTACCCGAACGCGAGGTGATGACCGGCATTGGGCCAGTGCCCGTGAAAGTGCCGCGCGTGCGGGATCGGGGCGCTGGCGAAGACAAGATCACCTTCACGCCCAGCATCCTGCCGCGGTATCTTCGCAAAGCGAAATCGGTCGAAGAGCTGCTGCCGTGGCTATACCTCAAGGGCGTGTCCACGGGTGATTTCACCGAGGCGCTGGAGGCGTTGCTGGGTCCGAACGCCAAGGGCCTGTCTGCCAAGACTGTCACGCGGCTGAAGGCTGACTGGTGGAAAGACTACGAGGCTTGGCAGAAACGCGATCTCGGCAACCGCCGCTTTCTCTACATCTGGGCGGATGGCGTCTATTTCAAACCGAGAATGGCCGAGGAAAAACAATGCGTTCTGGTGGTTGTCGGGGCCGACGAATATGGCCGCAAGGAACTTCTGGCCATGACCGACGGCTTTCGCGAAAGCACGCAAAGCTGGCGCGAGCTACTGCTCGATCTCAGACGTCGCGGCCTGAAACAGGATCCCAAGCTTGCCATCGGCGACGGCGCCCTGGGGTTCTGGACGGCGCTGCGCGAGGCATTCGCCACGACGAGGGAACAGCGGTGCTGGGTTCACAAGACCATGAACGTGCTGAACGCGATGCCGAAATCCGTGCAGGCAAAAGCCAAGGGCCATCTGCACGATATCTGGCAGGCCGAGACAAAAGCCAAGGCCAACCTCGCCTTTGATTTCTTCGTCGAAAACTACGGAGTGAAATGGGATAAGGCGGTGGCCAAGCTGGTTAAAGACAGGGACGCGTTACTGACCTTCTACGATTATCCGGCGGAACACTGGAAACACATCCGGACGTCAAACCCGATCGAAAGCACCTTTGCCACCGTCCGGCATCGCACCAAACGAACCAAGGGGTGCCTCAGCCGCAAGACCGGTCTGGCCATGGCCTTCAAGCTGATGATGTCGGCGCAGAAGAAGTGGCGCAAGCTCGACGGTCAAAACCGCATGCCCGAGATCATCCAGGGGATTGAGTTCCGCGATGGGATCCGCCAACTTCAAGCTGCCGCCTGA
- a CDS encoding S8 family serine peptidase codes for MAIIGTDLNSRLMTMSGEDTVEVVVFVADDDEEDAEHLSASLDSPQPSRAEVLSYLQAQAEARQADLLGFLQGDVAAQGGAADEALGPQARVIERFWINNSIRMEANAAMISRLADRDDVTHIEMVRRAYLDDLLDNNQLLGALPVPHKPDSTEEDAPKPTWSVKQINAPKVWALGHKGEGVLVAVIDTGVNYKHPDLIDRMWESGEYPNHGYDFSGGGDDDPMDHHGHGSKVAGIVAGDGTSGKSTGVAPEAKILAIRIGETETAIWNCLEFAIAQQVDVISMSVTWKGHQNPDYPGWRRTCKRIERCGIAHANSSGNQGNESYAYRIPGNIGAPGNCPPPWLHRDLPQKGGTCSPMTCGSSDQSDQLRGSSGRGPVAWESDEYDDYPYEDGEKPGLIKPDICAPGSSTDTCGHRYFEGGSAASPYISFNGTSAATPHVAGCMALLISVARAAGTSIRPAQLQEAIEMSAVRMPGQSQSKENHYGAGRIDVLGAYRYGAAQGWWPTETQNIS; via the coding sequence ATGGCGATAATCGGTACCGACCTCAACTCGCGACTGATGACCATGTCGGGCGAAGATACGGTCGAGGTCGTCGTGTTCGTCGCAGACGACGACGAAGAGGATGCCGAGCATCTCTCGGCGAGCCTTGACAGCCCGCAGCCTTCACGCGCTGAAGTTTTGTCGTACCTCCAGGCCCAGGCAGAAGCACGTCAGGCTGATCTCCTGGGCTTTCTTCAGGGTGATGTTGCGGCACAAGGCGGCGCGGCGGACGAGGCGCTCGGGCCGCAAGCGCGCGTCATAGAACGCTTCTGGATCAACAACTCCATTCGCATGGAGGCCAACGCGGCAATGATTTCGCGATTGGCCGATCGCGACGACGTCACCCATATCGAGATGGTGCGGCGCGCGTACCTTGACGACCTACTCGACAACAATCAATTACTAGGTGCCTTGCCCGTCCCTCATAAGCCGGACTCGACAGAAGAAGACGCACCAAAGCCGACATGGAGCGTCAAGCAAATCAATGCTCCCAAGGTGTGGGCGCTGGGGCACAAGGGCGAGGGCGTGCTGGTCGCGGTGATAGACACCGGCGTAAACTACAAACACCCCGATCTGATCGACCGGATGTGGGAGTCGGGTGAATACCCCAATCACGGATACGACTTCTCGGGAGGTGGCGATGACGATCCAATGGATCATCATGGACACGGGTCGAAGGTTGCGGGAATCGTTGCCGGAGACGGCACATCCGGCAAGTCGACAGGCGTTGCACCCGAAGCGAAGATACTCGCGATAAGGATTGGGGAAACGGAAACCGCAATCTGGAATTGCCTGGAATTCGCCATCGCACAGCAGGTGGATGTGATTTCCATGTCGGTGACCTGGAAGGGCCATCAGAACCCCGATTATCCGGGCTGGCGGCGCACCTGCAAACGGATTGAACGGTGCGGTATCGCTCATGCCAACAGTAGCGGCAATCAGGGTAATGAGTCGTACGCTTACCGGATTCCCGGCAACATCGGTGCTCCGGGGAATTGCCCGCCGCCGTGGCTGCACCGTGATTTGCCGCAAAAGGGAGGCACTTGCTCGCCAATGACCTGCGGATCATCCGACCAATCCGATCAACTCAGAGGAAGTTCCGGTCGCGGCCCGGTGGCGTGGGAAAGCGATGAATACGACGACTATCCCTATGAGGATGGCGAGAAGCCCGGCTTGATCAAACCGGATATTTGCGCGCCCGGCAGTTCGACCGACACCTGCGGACATCGGTATTTTGAAGGAGGCTCCGCTGCAAGCCCTTATATAAGTTTCAATGGCACCTCGGCGGCGACACCGCATGTTGCCGGTTGTATGGCGCTGCTGATTTCCGTAGCCAGGGCGGCGGGTACCTCGATAAGGCCAGCGCAGTTGCAAGAGGCGATTGAAATGTCAGCGGTCAGGATGCCCGGGCAGTCGCAGTCAAAGGAGAATCACTATGGCGCCGGACGTATCGACGTGCTTGGCGCATACCGTTATGGCGCGGCGCAGGGGTGGTGGCCGACGGAAACGCAGAATATCAGTTGA